A single region of the Xiphophorus maculatus strain JP 163 A chromosome 3, X_maculatus-5.0-male, whole genome shotgun sequence genome encodes:
- the prpf3 gene encoding U4/U6 small nuclear ribonucleoprotein Prp3 isoform X2 → MSLPKREVEELRPWVERTVKKVLGFSEPTVVTAALHCVGKGLDKKKTTDQLRPILDDSAGGFVERLFEALEESRNSRGGKGASEKHRKRELKVFGEESDTGAVQVAPDAGDGTTAKRKRVPRFQEVEEPEVIPGPPSESPGMLTKMQIKQMMEAATKQIEERKKQLSFTSPATGDGSRLLGAAAGGASSIAPSQAASFMNDAIEKARKAAELQARIQSQLAQKPGILNTFVNTGPPNLVALANLHAMGIAPPKVDIKEVNKPTPLILDDKGRTVDATGKEIELTHRMPTLKANIRAVKREQFRQQLKEKPGDDIESTSYFDQRVLITPAQRTRRGFKFHEPGRFEKIAQRVRTKAQLERLQNEIAQAAKKTGIQASTKLALIAPKKEIGEGDVPNIEWWDSYILSTYMPINPESKFEEFDLFGVTNLVEHPAQISPPVDTDKPVTLGVYLTKREQKKLRRQTRREAQKEVQEKVRLGLMPPPEPKVRISNLMRVLGTEAVQDPTKVEAHVRAQMAKRQKAHEEANAARKLTAEQRKEKKVKKLKEDLTNGVHATVYRIRNLQNPAKKFKVEANANQLYLTGTVVLHRDVNIVVVEGGPKAQKKFKRLMMHRIKWEEHNSKRDDPDGDDDTRRNNKCWLIWEGTAKERSFGEMKFKQCPTENMAREHFKKHGTEHYWDLALSQSVLEGSDD, encoded by the exons ATGTCTCTGCCAAAGCgagaggtggaggagctgcGACCCTGGGTGGAGCGCACCGTGAAGAAGGTGCTGGGTTTCTCAGAGCCCACTGTGGTCACCGCAGCTTTACACTGCGTTGGGAAGGGGCTGGATAAAAAGAAGACCACAG ACCAGCTGCGTCCGATCCTCGATGACTCTGCAGGAGGTTTTGTGGAACGTCTGTTTGAAGCTCTCGAGGAAAGCCGCAACAGCCGTGGCGGCAAAGGAGCGAGTGAAAAACACCGCAAGAGAGAACTTAAG GTTTTTGGAGAGGAGTCAGACACAGGAGCAGTGCAAGTTGCTCCAGATGCAGGAGATGGAACAACAGCCAAGAGGAAGCGAGTCCCACGCTTTCAGGAGGTGGAAGAGCCCGAGGTGATTCCAGGACCTCCATCTGAAAGCCCTGGTATGCTCACCAAAATGcag ATCAAGCAGATGATGGAAGCAGCCACTAAGCAGatagaagaaaggaagaaacagCTGAGCTTTACTTCGCCTGCAACA GGTGATGGATCACGGCTTCttggtgctgctgctggtggagcCTCGTCTATTGCCCCCTCTCAGGCTGCCAGCTTTATGAACGATGCCATAGAGAAAGCCCGCAAAGCAGCTGAGCTTCAGGCCCGGATCCAGTCCCAGTTGGCTCAGAAGCCTGGTATCCTCAACACTTTTGTGAACACGGGGCCTCCAAACCTAGTCGCTCTTGCTAATCTGCACGCCATGGGAATTGCACCACC GAAAGTTGATATTAAAGAAGTGAACAAACCAACGCCTCTGATCCTGGACGACAAGGGCAGAACTGTTGATGCGACAGGCAAAGAGATTGAACTCACACATCGTATGCCCACACTCAAAG cCAACATACGAGCTGTAAAGAGGGAGCAGTTTCGCCAGCAGCTGAAGGAGAAGCCTGGGGACGACATAGAGTCCACGTCCTACTTTGACCAGCGGGTTCTCATAACTCCAGCCCAGCGGACTCGCAGGGGCTTCAAATTCCACGAACCGGGTCGCTTTGAGAAGATTGCTCAGAGAGTTAGAACCAAG GCTCAGCTGGAGAGGCTCCAGAATGAGATTGCCCAGGctgcaaagaaaacaggaaTCCAAGCTTCCACCAAATTGGCATTGATTGCTCCGAAAAAAGAGATTGGAGAAGGAGATGTGCCTAATATTGAGTGGTGGGATTCGTATATATTAAGCACCTACATGCCCAT aaatccGGAATCAAAATTTGAAGAGTTTGACCTTTTTGGTGTGACAAACCTAGTAGAACATCCTGCCCAAATTAGTCCTCCAG ttgaCACAGACAAGCCAGTAACTTTAGGTGTGTATCTAACAAAGAGAGAACAGAAGAAACTGAGAAGACAAACACGGAGGGAAGCACAAAAAGAAGTGCAGGAAAAGGTCCGTCTGGGTCTGATGCCTCCACCAGAACCAAAAg TACGTATCTCCAACCTGATGAGAGTCTTGGGGACGGAGGCTGTTCAGGATCCTACAAAAGTAGAAGCCCATGTGAGAGCGCAGATGGCCAAGAGACAAAA AGCTCATGAAGAGGCCAATGCAGCTCGCAAGctgacagcagagcagagaaaagaaaagaaggtgaAGAAGTTAAAAGAAGATCTAACTAATGGCGTTCACGCTACAGTATACAG GATTCGTAACTTGCAAAATCCGGCAAAGAAATTTAAGGTGGAGGCCAATGCAAACCAGCTATACCTGACGGGCACCGTGGTTCTGCACAGAGACGTCAATATAGTTGTGGTGGAGGGAG GCCCTAAAGCCCAGAAAAAGTTTAAGAGGCTGATGATGCACAGAATCAAATGGGAGGAACACAACAGCAAAAGAGATG ATCCAGATGGCGATGACGATACaagaagaaacaacaaatgttgGCTGATTTGGGAG GGAACGGCTAAGGAGCGGAGTTTTGGTGAGATGAAGTTCAAGCAGTGCCCCACTGAGAACATGGCTCGAGAGCACTTCAAGAAACACGGCACAGAACACTACTGGGACTTAGCGCTGAGCCAGAGTGTGTTGGAAGGCTCAGACGATTGA
- the prpf3 gene encoding U4/U6 small nuclear ribonucleoprotein Prp3 isoform X1, producing the protein MSLPKREVEELRPWVERTVKKVLGFSEPTVVTAALHCVGKGLDKKKTTDQLRPILDDSAGGFVERLFEALEESRNSRGGKGASEKHRKRELKEVFGEESDTGAVQVAPDAGDGTTAKRKRVPRFQEVEEPEVIPGPPSESPGMLTKMQIKQMMEAATKQIEERKKQLSFTSPATGDGSRLLGAAAGGASSIAPSQAASFMNDAIEKARKAAELQARIQSQLAQKPGILNTFVNTGPPNLVALANLHAMGIAPPKVDIKEVNKPTPLILDDKGRTVDATGKEIELTHRMPTLKANIRAVKREQFRQQLKEKPGDDIESTSYFDQRVLITPAQRTRRGFKFHEPGRFEKIAQRVRTKAQLERLQNEIAQAAKKTGIQASTKLALIAPKKEIGEGDVPNIEWWDSYILSTYMPINPESKFEEFDLFGVTNLVEHPAQISPPVDTDKPVTLGVYLTKREQKKLRRQTRREAQKEVQEKVRLGLMPPPEPKVRISNLMRVLGTEAVQDPTKVEAHVRAQMAKRQKAHEEANAARKLTAEQRKEKKVKKLKEDLTNGVHATVYRIRNLQNPAKKFKVEANANQLYLTGTVVLHRDVNIVVVEGGPKAQKKFKRLMMHRIKWEEHNSKRDDPDGDDDTRRNNKCWLIWEGTAKERSFGEMKFKQCPTENMAREHFKKHGTEHYWDLALSQSVLEGSDD; encoded by the exons ATGTCTCTGCCAAAGCgagaggtggaggagctgcGACCCTGGGTGGAGCGCACCGTGAAGAAGGTGCTGGGTTTCTCAGAGCCCACTGTGGTCACCGCAGCTTTACACTGCGTTGGGAAGGGGCTGGATAAAAAGAAGACCACAG ACCAGCTGCGTCCGATCCTCGATGACTCTGCAGGAGGTTTTGTGGAACGTCTGTTTGAAGCTCTCGAGGAAAGCCGCAACAGCCGTGGCGGCAAAGGAGCGAGTGAAAAACACCGCAAGAGAGAACTTAAG GAGGTTTTTGGAGAGGAGTCAGACACAGGAGCAGTGCAAGTTGCTCCAGATGCAGGAGATGGAACAACAGCCAAGAGGAAGCGAGTCCCACGCTTTCAGGAGGTGGAAGAGCCCGAGGTGATTCCAGGACCTCCATCTGAAAGCCCTGGTATGCTCACCAAAATGcag ATCAAGCAGATGATGGAAGCAGCCACTAAGCAGatagaagaaaggaagaaacagCTGAGCTTTACTTCGCCTGCAACA GGTGATGGATCACGGCTTCttggtgctgctgctggtggagcCTCGTCTATTGCCCCCTCTCAGGCTGCCAGCTTTATGAACGATGCCATAGAGAAAGCCCGCAAAGCAGCTGAGCTTCAGGCCCGGATCCAGTCCCAGTTGGCTCAGAAGCCTGGTATCCTCAACACTTTTGTGAACACGGGGCCTCCAAACCTAGTCGCTCTTGCTAATCTGCACGCCATGGGAATTGCACCACC GAAAGTTGATATTAAAGAAGTGAACAAACCAACGCCTCTGATCCTGGACGACAAGGGCAGAACTGTTGATGCGACAGGCAAAGAGATTGAACTCACACATCGTATGCCCACACTCAAAG cCAACATACGAGCTGTAAAGAGGGAGCAGTTTCGCCAGCAGCTGAAGGAGAAGCCTGGGGACGACATAGAGTCCACGTCCTACTTTGACCAGCGGGTTCTCATAACTCCAGCCCAGCGGACTCGCAGGGGCTTCAAATTCCACGAACCGGGTCGCTTTGAGAAGATTGCTCAGAGAGTTAGAACCAAG GCTCAGCTGGAGAGGCTCCAGAATGAGATTGCCCAGGctgcaaagaaaacaggaaTCCAAGCTTCCACCAAATTGGCATTGATTGCTCCGAAAAAAGAGATTGGAGAAGGAGATGTGCCTAATATTGAGTGGTGGGATTCGTATATATTAAGCACCTACATGCCCAT aaatccGGAATCAAAATTTGAAGAGTTTGACCTTTTTGGTGTGACAAACCTAGTAGAACATCCTGCCCAAATTAGTCCTCCAG ttgaCACAGACAAGCCAGTAACTTTAGGTGTGTATCTAACAAAGAGAGAACAGAAGAAACTGAGAAGACAAACACGGAGGGAAGCACAAAAAGAAGTGCAGGAAAAGGTCCGTCTGGGTCTGATGCCTCCACCAGAACCAAAAg TACGTATCTCCAACCTGATGAGAGTCTTGGGGACGGAGGCTGTTCAGGATCCTACAAAAGTAGAAGCCCATGTGAGAGCGCAGATGGCCAAGAGACAAAA AGCTCATGAAGAGGCCAATGCAGCTCGCAAGctgacagcagagcagagaaaagaaaagaaggtgaAGAAGTTAAAAGAAGATCTAACTAATGGCGTTCACGCTACAGTATACAG GATTCGTAACTTGCAAAATCCGGCAAAGAAATTTAAGGTGGAGGCCAATGCAAACCAGCTATACCTGACGGGCACCGTGGTTCTGCACAGAGACGTCAATATAGTTGTGGTGGAGGGAG GCCCTAAAGCCCAGAAAAAGTTTAAGAGGCTGATGATGCACAGAATCAAATGGGAGGAACACAACAGCAAAAGAGATG ATCCAGATGGCGATGACGATACaagaagaaacaacaaatgttgGCTGATTTGGGAG GGAACGGCTAAGGAGCGGAGTTTTGGTGAGATGAAGTTCAAGCAGTGCCCCACTGAGAACATGGCTCGAGAGCACTTCAAGAAACACGGCACAGAACACTACTGGGACTTAGCGCTGAGCCAGAGTGTGTTGGAAGGCTCAGACGATTGA